In the Marinomonas algicola genome, one interval contains:
- a CDS encoding glycosyltransferase family 4 protein, with protein MNITLFLDSKNKGGIETHVANLAEALTAQSHRVKVIVWKRYDRQDHPLQNMMQKANIPFYYADGALSQLIRYVEKGSILHTHGYKANLLGKLGHTLGAWHCIPTHHNGDVGTGLLKLYVQLDELSSRWFSPISVSNEIYHRLGSRGIKLKNFLSYLPSLDIKGHHTKHIAFVGRISDEKDPEHFCQLAKTMVQKHSTLSFHLYGEGHARQALTEHYPEVTFYGEQPMENHWQTIDLLCLTSKTEGLPLAALEAMSRGIPVLSYDVGDLSELIEHGATGWVVEKRDQSEPSMGMIEILQKWETMALHEKKRFRKQSQARIHQHYSAQSVLPKLLAHYHA; from the coding sequence ATGAATATCACCTTATTTCTCGACTCCAAAAACAAGGGAGGCATTGAAACCCATGTTGCTAATTTAGCCGAAGCGTTAACGGCACAATCTCATCGGGTTAAGGTCATCGTTTGGAAACGCTATGATCGGCAAGATCATCCCTTACAAAACATGATGCAAAAAGCAAACATTCCTTTTTATTATGCAGATGGGGCCTTATCTCAACTTATTCGTTATGTAGAAAAAGGGTCAATCTTGCATACTCATGGATATAAAGCAAATTTACTCGGTAAACTGGGTCACACACTCGGCGCGTGGCATTGCATACCAACCCATCATAATGGTGATGTAGGAACAGGATTACTCAAGCTATATGTCCAGCTGGATGAATTGAGCTCGCGCTGGTTTTCCCCTATATCCGTCAGTAATGAAATTTACCATCGACTGGGAAGCCGTGGTATAAAGTTGAAAAACTTTCTAAGTTACCTCCCCTCTTTAGACATTAAAGGACATCACACTAAACACATTGCCTTTGTCGGCCGTATTAGCGATGAAAAAGATCCGGAACATTTCTGTCAACTCGCGAAAACTATGGTGCAGAAGCATTCAACCTTATCATTTCATCTTTACGGTGAAGGGCATGCTAGACAGGCGTTAACTGAACACTATCCAGAAGTCACCTTTTATGGAGAACAACCGATGGAGAATCACTGGCAAACGATCGATCTCCTGTGTCTTACCTCTAAAACCGAAGGGCTACCCTTAGCCGCCTTAGAGGCCATGTCACGAGGAATACCGGTTTTATCTTACGATGTTGGCGACCTATCGGAGTTAATTGAACATGGTGCAACAGGGTGGGTTGTTGAAAAAAGGGATCAATCGGAGCCATCAATGGGTATGATTGAGATATTACAGAAGTGGGAAACCATGGCCTTACATGAAAAAAAGCGCTTCAGAAAGCAGTCACAAGCACGCATTCATCAACACTACAGTGCTCAGAGTGTGTTACCAAAACTGCTTGCTCATTATCACGCTTAG
- a CDS encoding glycosyltransferase family 2 protein, with the protein MIKNSERLDLTLKAQSHDSLVSVIMPTYNCLSYLPSAIDSVLAQGVSFELLIVDDGSTDGSDIWLAEQAKKDPRIKVIKGEHKGVSAARNLAIKVAQGDWIAFLDADDFWYKRKLKAQLETVYSNPNCVMNFTEYDHLDEQGVDLGRCFHFWPRFSALLKGVTTDYAMISGKDKTCVYEENIIGTSTVLVKTRAIREVGGFDETLFSASDWDLWLKLSNKGDLSVIKYSTTHYLVRSNSISRNQQRRLKSMLCILERYKPSMETLNPYCYTPAFARFKLAEAEALQGQPGGYWPAVLSYIQACYRLPTKRNFRACLSHFVYGLWRHA; encoded by the coding sequence ATGATAAAAAATAGTGAACGTTTAGATCTAACATTAAAGGCTCAGTCTCATGATTCTCTTGTGAGCGTGATTATGCCGACCTATAACTGCCTATCTTATTTGCCGTCAGCGATAGACAGTGTGTTAGCACAAGGCGTGTCTTTTGAACTGTTAATTGTTGACGATGGTTCAACAGATGGCAGTGATATTTGGCTAGCAGAGCAGGCAAAAAAGGATCCCAGAATTAAGGTAATAAAAGGTGAGCACAAAGGTGTATCCGCGGCTCGTAACTTAGCGATTAAAGTGGCTCAAGGTGACTGGATTGCTTTTTTAGACGCCGATGATTTTTGGTACAAACGAAAATTGAAAGCTCAGTTAGAAACGGTGTATTCCAATCCAAACTGTGTAATGAATTTTACCGAATACGATCACTTAGATGAGCAAGGTGTGGATTTAGGACGCTGCTTTCATTTCTGGCCAAGATTTTCAGCATTATTGAAAGGTGTCACAACGGATTACGCGATGATTTCCGGGAAAGATAAAACCTGTGTATATGAAGAAAACATCATTGGTACTTCTACTGTATTGGTAAAAACCCGTGCGATTAGAGAGGTGGGAGGGTTTGATGAGACGCTTTTCTCGGCGAGTGATTGGGATCTGTGGTTGAAGTTATCAAACAAAGGTGATTTGTCGGTTATTAAGTATTCTACTACTCATTATTTAGTGAGAAGTAACTCGATATCTCGTAATCAACAGCGTCGACTCAAGAGCATGCTGTGTATTTTAGAACGTTATAAACCGTCTATGGAAACCTTGAATCCATACTGTTATACGCCGGCGTTTGCTCGTTTTAAACTGGCAGAAGCTGAAGCTTTACAAGGTCAACCTGGTGGATATTGGCCTGCTGTATTGTCATATATTCAAGCGTGTTATCGTCTGCCTACAAAACGTAATTTTCGCGCTTGTCTATCTCATTTTGTCTATGGATTATGGCGTCACGCATAG
- a CDS encoding glycosyltransferase family 4 protein — protein sequence MKKIAYLTTHFPVLSETFVGNEIRAIQRLKHDIELVAFEPSLGPAQADDLILFKRLFILKKVSSVATLSRLLFSPFGLHSAMQFVNQQTGLPKRSLLWYGAKLAAHVKQTDCQHIHAHFGLASTATAIVAAKLAGVSVSFTCHGYDMYLSPADLTLKLQSANFTVAVCNTMQQDMLSLSPKSNIIRVRCGVDVSQLDDKMSAPNYSSQRLLYLGRLSATKGVSVLMEALSIMPIEQRPFIDVVGDGPLKSELVETCKTLGLTHWVSFLGAKPATWLGQHYGDYRALVAPFVITPEGVEDTGPLVIKEAMMYSLPVLTTDVSSCQEMLLDDHNKMANLGIMVKWGDPLALSQGLSKMMAYSPDTLRSMGTTGHQYLLSHFVIDDQVKHLSNAFETCQGEVQYV from the coding sequence ATGAAAAAAATTGCCTATTTAACGACTCACTTCCCGGTGTTATCCGAAACCTTTGTAGGCAACGAGATACGGGCGATACAGAGATTAAAGCATGATATAGAGCTCGTTGCCTTTGAGCCGTCCCTTGGTCCCGCACAAGCCGATGATCTGATCTTATTTAAAAGACTCTTCATCCTGAAGAAGGTTTCTTCAGTCGCCACTTTATCACGCCTACTGTTTTCGCCATTTGGTTTGCATTCTGCAATGCAATTTGTCAATCAACAGACAGGGTTACCAAAGCGCTCCTTACTTTGGTACGGGGCAAAATTGGCCGCGCACGTCAAGCAAACCGATTGTCAGCATATTCATGCTCATTTTGGCTTAGCCAGTACAGCAACGGCAATTGTAGCGGCCAAGCTCGCGGGAGTAAGTGTCTCTTTTACCTGTCATGGCTATGATATGTACCTTAGTCCAGCCGACCTTACCTTAAAACTCCAATCAGCCAACTTTACCGTTGCCGTATGCAACACCATGCAACAAGACATGCTCTCATTATCACCAAAATCCAACATCATAAGAGTCCGTTGCGGTGTCGATGTTTCACAACTCGACGATAAAATGTCTGCGCCGAATTACTCCAGCCAACGATTGCTTTATCTCGGACGATTGTCGGCAACAAAAGGCGTATCAGTGCTAATGGAAGCCTTGTCTATCATGCCAATCGAACAGCGACCTTTTATTGATGTGGTCGGAGACGGTCCGTTAAAATCTGAACTGGTTGAAACCTGCAAAACACTTGGACTCACACATTGGGTTAGCTTTCTCGGAGCCAAGCCTGCTACCTGGCTAGGACAGCATTATGGTGATTATCGAGCCTTAGTTGCTCCTTTTGTGATTACCCCTGAAGGGGTTGAAGACACAGGTCCATTAGTCATCAAAGAGGCGATGATGTATTCCCTTCCGGTTTTGACAACCGATGTTTCATCCTGTCAAGAAATGCTACTAGACGATCATAATAAAATGGCGAATTTAGGCATAATGGTAAAGTGGGGAGACCCTTTAGCATTATCACAAGGACTATCAAAAATGATGGCATATTCACCGGATACCTTAAGATCCATGGGAACAACAGGTCATCAATATCTACTTTCACATTTTGTTATTGACGATCAAGTTAAACATTTATCAAACGCGTTTGAAACCTGCCAAGGCGAGGTGCAATATGTTTAA